In Brettanomyces nanus chromosome 3, complete sequence, a single genomic region encodes these proteins:
- a CDS encoding uncharacterized protein (EggNog:ENOG41), with protein sequence MDYSTYYYELAGFSTHRSYQLSCGAQALSISGVIVSWFIFDKFGRRPLIIYGMTCLTILNLIVAAAGTDTGNMTSMTVACAFMVMYNFFYNVSIGPLAYIFAAEVSSVSLRAKTVAVGTIINYAFQCMWNFVLPYMFNPDQANMGSKINFIFTGFSLMSIFVFYFYQPETAGRSFEDIDEMFAAKIPARKWKNYETEAMTMNKKAYDDMKGVNVEHAENTEDVV encoded by the exons ATGGA TTACTCGACGTACTATTATGAACTTGCAGGCTTCTCCACTCATCGGTCTTATCAGTTGAGTTGTGGTGCACAGGCATTGTCGATCAGTGGTGTTATTGTTTCTTGGTTCATCTTCGACAAGTTCGGTCGTAGACCCCTTATTATTTATGGTATGACTTGCTTGACGATCTTGAATCTTATTGTTGCAGCTGCCGGTACCGATACTGGTAATATGACCTCGATGACGGTTGCTTGTGCCTTTATGGTCATGTACAACTTTTTCTACAATGTTTCCATTGGACCATTGGCTTATATTTTTGCAGCAGAGGTTTCGTCAGTGAGTTTAAGGGCAAAGACTGTGGCCGTCGGTACTATAATCAATTATGCCTTCCAGTGCATGTGGAACTTTGTTTTGCCTTACATGTTCAACCCTGATCAAGCAAATATGGGTTCGAAGATtaacttcattttcacaGGTTTCTCCCTTATGtccatcttcgtcttctacTTTTACCAACCAGAAACTGCTGGTAGatcatttgaagatattgacGAGATGTTTGCAGCTAAGATTCCTGCTAgaaagtggaagaactACGAGACTGAAGCAATGACGATGAACAAAAAAGCGTACGACGATATGAAAGGTGTTAACGTCGAACATGCTGAAAACACTGAAGATGTTGTTTAG
- a CDS encoding uncharacterized protein (EggNog:ENOG41) produces the protein MTKNIEVPKGISKDELVDLVVSKRDVPIVNVKASKRILSSLIHEQLVDYLEIRGYVVLTKGQLLPTTPDPYVDFQEAELLKAVLQDFETNYPTVPDEVNLALEKVLNKKYAIRISEGFRDPTGKYKVKTLDHVLKRFGGNWVTVNSVESKEQTCRACVNFFNLGVY, from the exons ATGACAAA GAACATCGAGGTGCCTAAAGGAATCTCCAAAGACGAGTTGGTCGACCTTGTTGTGTCAAAAAGGGATGTGCCAATTGTCAATGTGAAGGCATCGAAGCGGATACTATCGAGCTTGATTCATGAACAGCTAGTAGACTATTTGGAGATTAGAGGTTACGTGGTCTTGACCAAGGGACAGCTTTTGCCAACAACTCCGGACCCTTACGTCGATTTTCAGGAGGCGGAGTTGTTGAAGGCTGTTCTACAGGACTTTGAGACCAATTACCCAACGGTCCCCGATGAAGTGAACTTGGCCCTAGAGAAGGTGCTCAACAAGAAATACGCTATCCGTATCTCTGAAGGTTTCAGGGACCCTACCGGCAAGTATAAGGTCAAAACGCTTGACCACGTATTGAAAAGATTTGGTGGCAACTGGGTGACAGTCAACTCCGTGGAGTCCAAGGAGCAGACTTGCCGTGCGTGcgtcaacttcttcaacctcGGTGTTTATTAA
- a CDS encoding uncharacterized protein (EggNog:ENOG41), whose translation MPEDINSENYEPDTNVQADEVYVKEKFEDTSPQAQQKVEHELTRWQAIKEYPKSFGWCMGIVWAMILVGYENQASGIVLSIPQFRQDFGYYYDGSYVLPSNWQSAITGGPLGAIALSSFCSSYLSDRFGRKWVLSFAILFTIPFVTMEFVATTIQIFFVGKFLNALCLGVISTIGITMASEYSPMALRGFIVACCSLSLCVGPFICYLINNTTSAYTTRMAYRGVFLPQWIFSITCLPLFFMPESPFWLLKVNRHDAARKSLLRLFNPVQAEQQFGLMLTTVEESIKISDSSTYADCFRKKDIRRTLIVLF comes from the coding sequence ATGCCAGAAGATATTAACAGTGAGAATTACGAGCCCGACACAAATGTGCAGGCGGATGAAGTTTACgtgaaggagaagtttgAAGATACCTCGCCTCAAGCCCAGCAAAAGGTGGAGCACGAGCTAACTAGGTGGCAGGCCATTAAGGAATATCCAAAGTCTTTCGGATGGTGTATGGGAATTGTTTGGGCAATGATTTTGGTTGGTTACGAGAACCAAGCTTCGGGTATTGTGTTATCAATTCCACAGTTTAGACAGGACTTTGGCTACTATTATGATGGTTCGTACGTGCTTCCTTCCAACTGGCAGTCGGCCATTACTGGTGGTCCTTTAGGAGCCATCGCCCTTTCCTCGTTTTGCTCCTCATACTTGTCTGATCggtttggaagaaaatgggTGCTCAGTTTTGCCATTTTGTTCACAATTCCTTTCGTCACGATGGAATTTGTGGCTACCAccatccaaatcttctttgtcGGAAAGTTTCTTAACGCTCTTTGTCTCGGTGTCATTTCTACAATTGGTATTACAATGGCTTCCGAATACAGTCCCATGGCTTTGAGAGGTTTCATTGTTGCTTGCTGTTCGCTTTCTCTTTGTGTTGGTCCATTCATCTGCTATTTGATTAACAACACCACCAGTGCCTACACAACCAGGATGGCATATAGAGGtgtttttcttcctcagtGGATATTCTCAATAACTTGCCTACCCTTATTCTTTATGCCGGAGTCTCCTTTCTGGCTTCTCAAGGTCAACAGGCATGATGCTGCCAGGAAGAGCTTGCTCAGACTATTCAATCCTGTCCAGGCTGAGCAACAGTTTGGCTTGATGTTAACGACCGTTGAAGAATCCATCAAAATATCCGATTCTAGTACTTACGCAGACTGTTTTaggaagaaggatatcAGAAGAACCCTGATTGTGCTTTTTTAG